From the Defluviitalea raffinosedens genome, one window contains:
- a CDS encoding SPL family radical SAM protein: protein MCDQYVNERKHKTYTEKEYKTILSSKNNMNVYRGCTHGCIYCDSRSEIYGMTYTFENIEVKTNAVKLLDEALSKKSKKCMIATGAMTDPYIPLEKELEQTRRCLEVIEKYGFGIAILTKSDLILRDIDILKRIHKKAKCVVQMTLTTYDEELCKILEPNVCSTKRRFEVLMEMHKAGIPTVVWMTPILPFINDNEENISGILDYCKQAKVTGLLTFGIGMTLRHGNREYFFKKLDEHFPELKKEYMKKYSLSYELRSPNHQKLTRIIKNFCKGNNIIYGVKEVFEFCAHFPEQNDQISIFNI from the coding sequence ATGTGTGATCAATATGTTAATGAAAGAAAACATAAGACTTATACTGAAAAAGAATATAAAACGATTCTTTCCTCAAAGAATAACATGAACGTATATCGTGGCTGTACCCATGGTTGTATTTACTGTGATTCCAGAAGTGAGATTTATGGGATGACTTATACCTTTGAGAATATAGAGGTCAAAACCAATGCAGTGAAATTACTGGATGAAGCCTTATCGAAAAAAAGTAAGAAGTGTATGATCGCCACAGGTGCCATGACAGACCCGTATATTCCTCTTGAAAAAGAATTAGAGCAAACAAGAAGATGTCTTGAAGTGATTGAAAAATACGGATTTGGGATAGCAATACTCACAAAGTCCGATTTAATTTTACGGGATATAGATATTTTAAAAAGAATCCATAAAAAAGCCAAATGTGTGGTTCAGATGACGTTAACAACTTATGATGAGGAACTTTGCAAGATACTGGAACCAAATGTGTGCTCCACCAAAAGACGTTTTGAAGTTTTAATGGAAATGCATAAAGCAGGCATACCAACTGTGGTTTGGATGACACCAATATTGCCCTTTATTAATGATAATGAGGAAAATATTTCAGGCATTTTAGATTATTGTAAGCAGGCAAAGGTAACAGGGTTGTTGACTTTTGGAATAGGAATGACGTTACGTCATGGAAACAGAGAGTATTTTTTTAAAAAGCTGGACGAACATTTTCCTGAGTTGAAGAAAGAATATATGAAAAAGTATAGCTTATCTTATGAACTCAGAAGTCCAAACCATCAAAAGCTTACAAGAATTATTAAGAATTTTTGTAAGGGAAATAATATCATTTATGGTGTAAAAGAAGTTTTCGAATTTTGCGCTCATTTCCCCGAGCAGAACGATCAGATATCTATATTTAATATTTAG
- a CDS encoding flavin reductase family protein, whose amino-acid sequence MSRVNFGAKPFMYPMPVLIIGTYDENGVPNAMNAAWGIITDYQEITISLSEHKTTKNLAVTKAFTVSIATEDMVIPCDYVGIESADKVPDKFEIAGFHATKSEFVNAPLIDELPMALECKVKRYKDDILVGEIVNISVDEKILTDGKIDPKKLKPITYDPVNHAYIGLGEKVGNAFKDGLMLRNTPK is encoded by the coding sequence ATGAGCAGAGTAAATTTCGGGGCAAAACCATTTATGTACCCAATGCCGGTATTGATTATAGGAACTTATGATGAAAACGGGGTACCTAATGCTATGAATGCAGCCTGGGGAATTATAACGGATTATCAGGAAATTACGATTAGCTTGTCAGAACATAAGACAACAAAGAATCTGGCTGTTACAAAGGCATTTACGGTTAGCATTGCAACAGAGGATATGGTTATTCCTTGTGATTATGTGGGTATAGAATCAGCCGATAAAGTACCGGACAAATTTGAGATCGCAGGTTTTCATGCAACTAAAAGTGAATTTGTGAATGCACCGCTTATTGATGAACTTCCCATGGCTCTTGAATGTAAGGTAAAAAGATATAAGGATGATATTCTGGTTGGTGAGATAGTAAATATCAGTGTGGATGAAAAGATTCTGACAGACGGCAAGATTGATCCCAAAAAGCTTAAACCGATTACATATGATCCGGTAAATCATGCATACATAGGTCTTGGAGAAAAGGTAGGAAATGCGTTTAAAGACGGATTAATGTTAAGAAATACGCCAAAATAA